From the genome of Vigna angularis cultivar LongXiaoDou No.4 chromosome 11, ASM1680809v1, whole genome shotgun sequence, one region includes:
- the LOC108334435 gene encoding serine/arginine-rich splicing factor SR45 isoform X2 has translation MAKPGRGRRSPSGSVSGSSSRSSSPSSSRSSGSHTRSRSRSPSRSRSFSSSSSPSRSSRSRSPPPQRRRSPAEAAAAAARRGRSPPPQSKRASPPPRKPSPVRESLVLHVEKLSRNVNESHLKEIFSNFGEVVSVELAIDRAVNLPKGYAYVQFKTREDAEKALLYMDGAQIDGNVIKARFTLPPRQKVSPPPKASVAAPKRDTPRTDNASADVDKDGPKRQRESPRRKPPSPRRRSPVPRRAGSPRRPDSPRRRADSPVRRRLDSPYRRGGDTPPRRRPVSPGRGRSPSPPRRIRSPARVSPRRMRGSPGRRRSPPPPPPPRRRSPPPRRARSPPRRSPIGHRRTRSPLRRSARSRSRSFSPRRPPVRRGRSSSYSDSPSPRKVSRRSKSRSPRRPLRGRGSSNSSSSSSPPPARKP, from the exons ATGGCGAAACCTGGGCGAGGTCGTCGCTCTCCCTCCGGTTCAGTCTCCGGCTCTTCCTCTCGCTCCTCATCTCCCTCCTCTTCTCGCTCCTCTGGCTCGCACACTCGCTCCCGCTCCCGCTCTCCCTCGCGCTCCAGATCTTTCTCATCCTCCTCCTCTCCCTCCCGCAGCTCCCGCAGCCGCAGCCCTCCGCCCCAGAGGCGCAGAAG TCCCGCtgaagcagcagcagcagcagctaGGCGTGGTCGGTCTCCTCCACCTCAGTCAAAGAGAGCTTCACCTCCCCCAAG GAAACCTTCTCCTGTACGGGAATCACTAGTTCTTCATGTGGAAAAGCTCAGCAGAAATGTCAATGAGAGTCATTTGAAGGAAATTTTCa GTAACTTTGGTGAGGTTGTAAGTGTGGAGTTGGCAATAGATCGAGCT GTCAATCTTCCAAAGGGATATGCATATGTGCAGTTCAAGACTAGAGAGGATGCTGAAAAAGCCTTATTATACATGGATGGT GCCCAAATAGATGGCAATGTCATCAAGGCAAGATTTACTTTACCTCCTAGACAGAAAGTTTCACCACCCCCAAAGGCTTCTGTTGCTGCTCCAAAGAGAGACACCCCCAGGACTGATAATGCTAGTGCAGATGTTGACAAGGATGGGCCAAAGCGTCAGAGAGAAT CACCTCGAAGAAAGCCTCCCTCACCACGGAGGAGATCTCCTGTACCTCGAAGAGCTGGATCTCCAAGACGACCAGATTCTCCTCGCCGCCGTGCAGATTCTCCTGTTCGTCGCCGATTAGACTCTCCTTATCGTCGTGGAGGAGATACCCCTCCTAGGAGGCGGCCTGTATCTCCTGGAAGAGGTCGTTCTCCATCTCCACCAAGACGCATTAGATCCCCTGCAAG GGTCTCACCTAGAAGGATGCGTGGAAGCCCAGGGCGGCGACGttcacctcctcctcctcctcctcctcggCGCCG atCACCACCACCTAGACGTGCTCGCAGTCCTCCTAGAAGGTCTCCAATTGGTCATAGACGCACTCGCTCTCCATTACGTAGGTCAGCACGTTCAAGGTCGAGGTCTTTCTCACCTCGCAG GCCACCTGTAAGGCGTGGGAGGTCATCATCGTACTCAGATTCACCAAGTCCACGCAAg GTTTCCAGGAGATCAAAGAGTCGCAGCCCAAGAAg GCCTTTGAGAGGAAGAGGCAGTAGCAATAGTAGCAGCAGCAGTTCACCACCACCAGCTCGCAAACCATAG
- the LOC108334484 gene encoding uncharacterized protein LOC108334484 isoform X2, translating to MAGSGLQTLGRVKLTDLVPSDGLPSDSYKISVSILSQSLAQFSAVIIQFPASEGALLRSGLESARLYFHQRETYPPEDIIHNSESREWCKTSGYYADPHLWQETYDYRPGLTPSEPNNSIELPPPGLADIFALFGKAARDILDAISYHLNLRSSPFVEILDNVPLRNREISSSVLSVCCHARPSFQGPQHHNITAQEDGQLIMYPDHDHQVDKSLLSLVKSDRAGLHVRDFQGRWILVDGDLGPQEAIVYPGLALYQATAGYVNPALHKTEINVEANMYGRCSLAFKLLPKSMTSLDCSEMRAAGFGIEAQFQLPVPVDDFMQRSHPIDHLFNRPSFQCFNFQPTHDGSLKTLMRRRKQTPKSKPLPPSKRLRLEAQRVLKERVQDIADKKGIKLRFCNLKECESHVHSVDSPCANIRMEIGWPLGVPFVHPHDLPNKAKLGFLEAYEPGWTEAHLNSDRNQSP from the exons ATGGCAGGCAGTGGCCTGCAAACTTTGGGTCGTGTGAAGCTTACTGATTTAGTACCTTCTGACGGTTTACCATCTGATTCTTATAAAATATCCGTTTCAATTTTGTCACAATCTCTGGCTCAGTTTTCTGCAGTCATCATCCAGTTTCCGGCAAGTGAAGGTGCCCTTCTGAGATCTGGTTTAGAATCTGCTCGCCTTTATTTTCATCAAAGGGAAACATACCCACCTGAAGATATAATCCATAATAGTGAATCTCGTGAGTGGTGCAAAACATCTGGTTATTACGCAGATCCTCATCTGTGGCAAGAAACGTATGACTATAGACCCGGATTGACTCCTTCAGAACCTAATAATTCCATTGAGTTACCCCCGCCAGGTTTGGCAGACATATTTGCCTTATTTGGAAAAGCAGCAAGGGATATTCTGGATGCAATTAGCTACCATTTGAATTTGCGCAGCTCTCCATTTGTAGAAATACTGGATAATGTTCCCCTGAGAAATAGGGAAATTTCATCTTCAGTCTTGTCTGTTTGCTGTCATGCAAGGCCATCATTTCAGGGGCCACAGCATCATAATATAACTGCTCAAGAGGATGGCCAATTGATTATGTATCCTGACCATGATCACCAGGTTGATAAAAGCTTGCTATCACTTGTCAAGTCTGACAGGGCAGGTCTACATGTAAGAGACTTTCAAGGCCGGTGGATTCTTGTGGATGGAGATCTGGGACCTCAAGAAGCTATTGTTTATCCAGGGCTTGCTCTTTATCAAGCAACTGCAGGATATGTAAACCCTGCATTGCACAAAACCGAGATTAATGTGGAGGCTAATATGTATGGACGATGTTCTTTAGCCTTCAAGCTTTTGCCTAAATCAATGACCAGCTTGGACTGTTCTGAAATGCGAGCGGCAGGTTTTGGAATTGAAGCTCAGTTCCAGCTTCCTGTCCCAGTGGATGATTTTATGCAAAGATCTCATCCAATAGATCATCTCTTTAACCGGCCTAGTTTCCAGTGCTTCAATTTCCAACCAACTCATGATG GATCTTTGAAGACTTTGATGAGGAGAAGGAAGCAAACTCCCAAAAGCAAGCCTTTGCCACCTTCCAAGAGGTTAAGGCTTGAGGCGCAGAGAGTTTTGAAAGAAAGGGTCCAGGATATTGCAGATAAGAAAGGCATCAAGCTTCGGTTCTGTAATCTCAAGGAATGTGAAAGTCACGTTCACAGTGTAGACAGCCCATGTGCAAATATACGAATGGAGATAGGGTGGCCTCTTGGTGTTCCTTTTGTTCATCCCCATGATTTACCTAACAAAGCTAAGCTGGGTTTTCTTGAAGCATATGAACCTGGTTGGACAGAAGCCCATCTAAACTCAGACAG GAATCAGTCCCCCTGA
- the LOC108334435 gene encoding serine/arginine-rich splicing factor SR45 isoform X1 has product MAKPGRGRRSPSGSVSGSSSRSSSPSSSRSSGSHTRSRSRSPSRSRSFSSSSSPSRSSRSRSPPPQRRRSPAEAAAAAARRGRSPPPQSKRASPPPRKPSPVRESLVLHVEKLSRNVNESHLKEIFSNFGEVVSVELAIDRAVNLPKGYAYVQFKTREDAEKALLYMDGAQIDGNVIKARFTLPPRQKVSPPPKASVAAPKRDTPRTDNASADVDKDGPKRQRESPRRKPPSPRRRSPVPRRAGSPRRPDSPRRRADSPVRRRLDSPYRRGGDTPPRRRPVSPGRGRSPSPPRRIRSPARVSPRRMRGSPGRRRSPPPPPPPRRRSPPPRRARSPPRRSPIGHRRTRSPLRRSARSRSRSFSPRRGRPPVRRGRSSSYSDSPSPRKVSRRSKSRSPRRPLRGRGSSNSSSSSSPPPARKP; this is encoded by the exons ATGGCGAAACCTGGGCGAGGTCGTCGCTCTCCCTCCGGTTCAGTCTCCGGCTCTTCCTCTCGCTCCTCATCTCCCTCCTCTTCTCGCTCCTCTGGCTCGCACACTCGCTCCCGCTCCCGCTCTCCCTCGCGCTCCAGATCTTTCTCATCCTCCTCCTCTCCCTCCCGCAGCTCCCGCAGCCGCAGCCCTCCGCCCCAGAGGCGCAGAAG TCCCGCtgaagcagcagcagcagcagctaGGCGTGGTCGGTCTCCTCCACCTCAGTCAAAGAGAGCTTCACCTCCCCCAAG GAAACCTTCTCCTGTACGGGAATCACTAGTTCTTCATGTGGAAAAGCTCAGCAGAAATGTCAATGAGAGTCATTTGAAGGAAATTTTCa GTAACTTTGGTGAGGTTGTAAGTGTGGAGTTGGCAATAGATCGAGCT GTCAATCTTCCAAAGGGATATGCATATGTGCAGTTCAAGACTAGAGAGGATGCTGAAAAAGCCTTATTATACATGGATGGT GCCCAAATAGATGGCAATGTCATCAAGGCAAGATTTACTTTACCTCCTAGACAGAAAGTTTCACCACCCCCAAAGGCTTCTGTTGCTGCTCCAAAGAGAGACACCCCCAGGACTGATAATGCTAGTGCAGATGTTGACAAGGATGGGCCAAAGCGTCAGAGAGAAT CACCTCGAAGAAAGCCTCCCTCACCACGGAGGAGATCTCCTGTACCTCGAAGAGCTGGATCTCCAAGACGACCAGATTCTCCTCGCCGCCGTGCAGATTCTCCTGTTCGTCGCCGATTAGACTCTCCTTATCGTCGTGGAGGAGATACCCCTCCTAGGAGGCGGCCTGTATCTCCTGGAAGAGGTCGTTCTCCATCTCCACCAAGACGCATTAGATCCCCTGCAAG GGTCTCACCTAGAAGGATGCGTGGAAGCCCAGGGCGGCGACGttcacctcctcctcctcctcctcctcggCGCCG atCACCACCACCTAGACGTGCTCGCAGTCCTCCTAGAAGGTCTCCAATTGGTCATAGACGCACTCGCTCTCCATTACGTAGGTCAGCACGTTCAAGGTCGAGGTCTTTCTCACCTCGCAG AGGTAGGCCACCTGTAAGGCGTGGGAGGTCATCATCGTACTCAGATTCACCAAGTCCACGCAAg GTTTCCAGGAGATCAAAGAGTCGCAGCCCAAGAAg GCCTTTGAGAGGAAGAGGCAGTAGCAATAGTAGCAGCAGCAGTTCACCACCACCAGCTCGCAAACCATAG
- the LOC108333662 gene encoding protein CYSTEINE-RICH TRANSMEMBRANE MODULE 9 has product MNHYNQQEAPVSYPPKVQAYSSAPYVTAPPPMGYPSKDQPAAVGYPQQRVPEETTTRGDGFWKGCCAALCCCWILDCCF; this is encoded by the exons ATGAATCACTACAATCAGCAAGAGGCCCCTG TATCATATCCACCAAAGGTTCAGGCCTATTCTTCAGCTCCATATGTTACTGCCCCACCACCTATGGGATATCCTTCCAAGGATCAACCTGCAGCTGTGGGGTACCCTCAACAGAGGGTTCCAGAAGAAACCACGACCAGAGGAGATGGATTTTGGAAAGGATG TTGTGCTGCTTTATGTTGCTGCTGGATCCTGGATTGTTGCTTCTGA
- the LOC108334484 gene encoding uncharacterized protein LOC108334484 isoform X1: MAGSGLQTLGRVKLTDLVPSDGLPSDSYKISVSILSQSLAQFSAVIIQFPASEGALLRSGLESARLYFHQRETYPPEDIIHNSESREWCKTSGYYADPHLWQETYDYRPGLTPSEPNNSIELPPPGLADIFALFGKAARDILDAISYHLNLRSSPFVEILDNVPLRNREISSSVLSVCCHARPSFQGPQHHNITAQEDGQLIMYPDHDHQVDKSLLSLVKSDRAGLHVRDFQGRWILVDGDLGPQEAIVYPGLALYQATAGYVNPALHKTEINVEANMYGRCSLAFKLLPKSMTSLDCSEMRAAGFGIEAQFQLPVPVDDFMQRSHPIDHLFNRPSFQCFNFQPTHDGSLKTLMRRRKQTPKSKPLPPSKRLRLEAQRVLKERVQDIADKKGIKLRFCNLKECESHVHSVDSPCANIRMEIGWPLGVPFVHPHDLPNKAKLGFLEAYEPGWTEAHLNSDRLVNTRLTLTESVPLISNIWATYDQVVKIGLYSSQEGSEPIRS; this comes from the exons ATGGCAGGCAGTGGCCTGCAAACTTTGGGTCGTGTGAAGCTTACTGATTTAGTACCTTCTGACGGTTTACCATCTGATTCTTATAAAATATCCGTTTCAATTTTGTCACAATCTCTGGCTCAGTTTTCTGCAGTCATCATCCAGTTTCCGGCAAGTGAAGGTGCCCTTCTGAGATCTGGTTTAGAATCTGCTCGCCTTTATTTTCATCAAAGGGAAACATACCCACCTGAAGATATAATCCATAATAGTGAATCTCGTGAGTGGTGCAAAACATCTGGTTATTACGCAGATCCTCATCTGTGGCAAGAAACGTATGACTATAGACCCGGATTGACTCCTTCAGAACCTAATAATTCCATTGAGTTACCCCCGCCAGGTTTGGCAGACATATTTGCCTTATTTGGAAAAGCAGCAAGGGATATTCTGGATGCAATTAGCTACCATTTGAATTTGCGCAGCTCTCCATTTGTAGAAATACTGGATAATGTTCCCCTGAGAAATAGGGAAATTTCATCTTCAGTCTTGTCTGTTTGCTGTCATGCAAGGCCATCATTTCAGGGGCCACAGCATCATAATATAACTGCTCAAGAGGATGGCCAATTGATTATGTATCCTGACCATGATCACCAGGTTGATAAAAGCTTGCTATCACTTGTCAAGTCTGACAGGGCAGGTCTACATGTAAGAGACTTTCAAGGCCGGTGGATTCTTGTGGATGGAGATCTGGGACCTCAAGAAGCTATTGTTTATCCAGGGCTTGCTCTTTATCAAGCAACTGCAGGATATGTAAACCCTGCATTGCACAAAACCGAGATTAATGTGGAGGCTAATATGTATGGACGATGTTCTTTAGCCTTCAAGCTTTTGCCTAAATCAATGACCAGCTTGGACTGTTCTGAAATGCGAGCGGCAGGTTTTGGAATTGAAGCTCAGTTCCAGCTTCCTGTCCCAGTGGATGATTTTATGCAAAGATCTCATCCAATAGATCATCTCTTTAACCGGCCTAGTTTCCAGTGCTTCAATTTCCAACCAACTCATGATG GATCTTTGAAGACTTTGATGAGGAGAAGGAAGCAAACTCCCAAAAGCAAGCCTTTGCCACCTTCCAAGAGGTTAAGGCTTGAGGCGCAGAGAGTTTTGAAAGAAAGGGTCCAGGATATTGCAGATAAGAAAGGCATCAAGCTTCGGTTCTGTAATCTCAAGGAATGTGAAAGTCACGTTCACAGTGTAGACAGCCCATGTGCAAATATACGAATGGAGATAGGGTGGCCTCTTGGTGTTCCTTTTGTTCATCCCCATGATTTACCTAACAAAGCTAAGCTGGGTTTTCTTGAAGCATATGAACCTGGTTGGACAGAAGCCCATCTAAACTCAGACAGGCTAGTCAACACTCGGCTAACTTTAACT GAATCAGTCCCCCTGATTTCCAACATATGGGCAACATATGACCAGGTTGTGAAGATAGGCCTATATAGTTCTCAAGAGGGCTCTGAACCTATTCGTAGCTAG